AACTATAATTTTATTAGAACACAATTAAATATTGTGATAGCGCGCTATACAATTTTCTTGCAGTGTTTAACTCTCTCTGCACTTCAAATTGGCTCTGACTCTGGGTAGTTGTTTGGCAGATGTGGATCGCCAAGGCAGAGTATGACGAAACCGGTCCCGGCATTGTCCACATGAAGTGCTTCTAAGTTTCTGAGTGAAATTTGACGTCCAAGAGGTTGCCGGCTTGTCAGTCCGTTGCCTCGAAGCAATACAGAAAGGGCAGAGGCAGAGTATAAGTGGACAGAAATACAGTAGCCGTGTACCTAGGTCGTGATAATGAATTAAGCATCAACACATTATATTCTGTGGTGTTTCATGCCGTTTGGAGTGGATTGTTCGTGTATTTGGTGTACTGTTTAGTTCGCGGTTTATTGGTTCCGGCTGATGCCTATGTGGCTATGCGAGCCTAAGATAATAATACAGGATGAAGCAAACCTGTGCCTTTTCTCTCGTTCCTTTTCCCGGAAGACCCTCGTTGTGCCCTTTTTGTTGCCGTGCAGTCTCATGTCTATGTGTCGAAATTTCACCCAGATGCTGCATCAGATGTCAATATGTCATCATCAGTAGTCTGTTCATTGCAAAACGGTCCCTCCCCACAGGAATGGGGAAATCAAAGCGAGACATTCTTGTACTGCTGGGCCAGAAGCTGTGAACCAACAGTATCCAGCCCACAGCCCACGCCCGCACGGCAGTGTGGGGCCCTCGACTCCCGTCGCGCAACCGCAACCAATCAAAACGCAGGAAACCCCCGCCCACGGATCACCCCCTACGATCCGTGTGCCTCCCACCAAAACCAATCGGAGCCATTCAATCTCTTCGAATCCAACGCTCGGAACCGCGCCGCGCCTCCCGAAAACCAAGCCCACCGCCGCCGAAAATACGAAAATTTCCCAGCCTCCCGCCCACCCGCCGCCTACATAAACGCCTCCCCCCTCCGCACTCTCTCCTCACTCCAATTCCCCAATTGCCAAATCCTCCTGCAACCTCGCGCCCTCCACTTCCCAACCCTCCCGCTCCGATGGCCCGCACGAAGCAGACGGCGAGGAAGTCCACCGGCGGCAAGGCGCCCCGCAAGCAGCTGGCGACCAAGGCGGCCCGCAAGTCGGCCCCGGCGACCGGCGGAGTGAAGAAGCCCCACCGCTTCCGCCCCGGCACCGTCGCGCTCCGTGAGATCCGCAAGTACCAGAAGAGCACGGAGCTGCTGATACGCAAGCTCCCCTTCCAGCGGCTGGTGCGGGAGATTGCGCAGGACTTCAAGACCGATCTCCGCTTCCagagctccgccgtcgccgcgctgcAGGAGGCCGCCGAGGCGTACCTCGTCGGGCTCTTCGAGGACACCAACCTCTGCGCCATACACGCCAAGCGCGTCACCATCATGCCCAAGGACATCCAGCTCGCGCGCCGCATCCGTGGCGAGAGGGCCTAGAGGGCGTGGTTCGCCGTCTTTTGTGGTGCCTGCCTGATCGGGGGAAGTGTAGAGATGTGTTCCTAAGTCACTTAGCCTGTGTTATGTCGTTGTGAGGTAGAAGTTTTATTTCTCGTGATGTGGTTCTGTCCTGGTGATGTAGCGTCTGATGTAACCTCTCATTATCATCAGCAATGGAAACTTAATTATCTGATATTGGATCTGTGCTCTCCAGTTCATTGTTTTTGTGTCCTGGATCTCGTTCAGCACATGAGGCCTTCTTTAATCGG
This sequence is a window from Setaria italica strain Yugu1 chromosome III, Setaria_italica_v2.0, whole genome shotgun sequence. Protein-coding genes within it:
- the LOC105914112 gene encoding histone H3.2 — protein: MARTKQTARKSTGGKAPRKQLATKAARKSAPATGGVKKPHRFRPGTVALREIRKYQKSTELLIRKLPFQRLVREIAQDFKTDLRFQSSAVAALQEAAEAYLVGLFEDTNLCAIHAKRVTIMPKDIQLARRIRGERA